From Salvelinus namaycush isolate Seneca chromosome 27, SaNama_1.0, whole genome shotgun sequence, the proteins below share one genomic window:
- the LOC120022119 gene encoding glycogen synthase kinase-3 beta-like isoform X1 → MSGSGRPRTSSFAEPQGNPGAATASTGSAAAVGSSTGKTGVQQASGSSSSGCSNVKLARDSGKVTTVVATSGQGPDRPQEVSYTDIKVIGNGSFGVVYQARLIDSQEMVAIKKVLQDKRFKNRELQIMRKLDHCNIVRLRFFFYSSGEKKDEVYLNLVLDFVPETVYRVARHFNKAKSIIPIIYVKVYMYQLFRSLAYIHSQGVCHRDIKPQNLLVDPETAILKLCDFGSAKQLIRGEPNVSYICSRYYRAPELIFGATDYTANIDIWSAGCVLAELLLGQPIFPGDSGVDQLVEIIKVLGTPTREQIREMNPNYTEFKFPQIKAHPWTKVFKPRSPPEAVALCSRLLEYTPVTRFSPLEACAHAFFDELRQPNARLPSGRQLPLLFNFSTTELSIQPQLNSTLIPPHARAQTSSSVDGSALDGSSQHSSVPGSLNNST, encoded by the exons ATGAGCGGCAGCGGGCGGCCCAGAACTAGCTCGTTTGCTGAGCCACAAGGTAATCCCGGAGCCGCTACAGCATCCACCGGATCAGCCGCTGCGGTGGGGAGCAGCACAGGAAAGACCGGGGTCCAGCAGGCCTCGGGGAGCAGTTCGTCTGGATGCTCAAATGTAAAGCTGGCCA GGGACAGTGGGAAGGTGACTACGGTGGTGGCCACATCTGGGCAGGGTCCCGACCGCCCACAGGAGGTGTCCTACACGGACATCAAGGTGATCGGGAATGGCTCTTTCGGTGTGGTGTACCAGGCACGCCTCATAGACAGCCAGGAGATGGTGGCCATAAAGAAGGTGCTGCAGGATAAGAGGTTCAAG AACCGAGAGCTACAGATCATGCGAAAGTTGGACCACTGCAATATCGTGAGGCTACGCTTCTTCTTCTACTCTAGTGGTGAAAAG AAGGATGAGGTGTATCTCAACCTGGTGCTGGACTTTGTCCCAGAGACCGTGTACAGGGTGGCCCGGCATTTCAACAAGGCCAAAAGCATCATTCCTATCATTTATGTCAAG GTGTACATGTACCAGCTTTTTCGCAGCCTGGCCTATATCCATTCCCAGGGTGTCTGCCATCGAGACATCAAACCCCAGAACCTGCTGGTGGACCCTGAAACTGCCATCCTAAAGCTCTGTGACTTTGGGAG CGCGAAGCAGCTGATTCGTGGGGAGCCCAATGTGTCGTACATCTGCTCGCGGTACTACCGCGCCCCAGAGCTCATCTTCGGCGCCACCGACTACACGGCCAACATCGACATCTGGTCGGCGGGCTGCGTGCTGGCCGAACTGCTACTGGGACAGCCCATCTTCCCCGGGGACAGCGGAGTGGACCAGCTAGTGGAGATCATCAAG GTTTTGGGAACTCCGACACGGGAACAGATCCGAGAAATGAACCCCAACTACACAGAGTTCAAATTCCCCCAAATCAAAGCACATCCCTGGACAAAG GTGTTTAAGCCGCGCTCCCCTCCGGAGGCCGTCGCCCTGTGCTCGCGCCTGCTGGAGTACACCCCGGTCACCCGCTTTTCGCCCCTGGAGGCCTGCGCTCACGCCTTCTTCGACGAGCTGCGCCAGCCCAACGCCCGGCTGCCTAGCGGCCGACAGCTGCCCCTGCTCTTCAACTTCAGCACCACCG AGCTGTCAATCCAGCCCCAACTGAACTCCACCCTAATTCCTCCTCATGCCCGCGCACAGACCAGTTCATCTG TAGATGGCTCTGCGTTAGATGGCTCCTCTCAGCACAGCTCAGTACCCGGATCACTCAACAACAGCACCTGA
- the LOC120022134 gene encoding ladderlectin isoform X2 gives MVMLTISLLLCAAVALSGATGAKGAEEGVVAAENRNQCPTGWFQFGSRCFMFVETARSWPLAERHCVSLGANLASLHSSAEYQFLQEVVESKTGGFSTTWIGGFDAVQDRLWFWSDGSEFDYQNWKKGEPNNSGGREPCIVINWGDEYRWNDINCRNIFPSVCSKRICEILKN, from the exons atggtaaTGTTGACCATATCTCTGCTGCTCTGTGCTGCCGTTGCTCTGAGTGGAGCAACAG GAGCTAAGGGGGCAGAGGAGGGAGTAGTGGCAGCAGAGAACAGGAACCAATGCCCCACAGGCTGGTTCCAATTTGGATCGCGCTGCTTCATGTTCGTCGAGACTGCAAGGTCATGGCCCCTAGCAGAG CGCCACTGTGTGTCCCTTGGAGCAAACCTGGcgtctctgcacagctctgcggAGTATCAATTTCTACAGGAAGTGGTGGAGAGCAAGACTGGCGGTTTCTCAACTACCTGGATTGGAGGATTTGATGCTGTTCAG GACAGGCTATGGTTTTGGAGTGACGGCTCCGAATTTGATTACCAGAACTGGAAGAAAGGAGAGCCCAATAACAGCGGTGGCAGAGAGCCATGTATAGTGATCAACTGGGGAG ACGAATACCGCTGGAACGATATAAACTGTCGAAACATCTTTCCCTCGGTGTGCTCCAAAAGAATCTGTGAAATCCTGAAAAACTGA
- the LOC120022119 gene encoding glycogen synthase kinase-3 beta-like isoform X2, whose protein sequence is MSGSGRPRTSSFAEPQGNPGAATASTGSAAAVGSSTGKTGVQQASGSSSSGCSNVKLARDSGKVTTVVATSGQGPDRPQEVSYTDIKVIGNGSFGVVYQARLIDSQEMVAIKKVLQDKRFKNRELQIMRKLDHCNIVRLRFFFYSSGEKKDEVYLNLVLDFVPETVYRVARHFNKAKSIIPIIYVKVYMYQLFRSLAYIHSQGVCHRDIKPQNLLVDPETAILKLCDFGSAKQLIRGEPNVSYICSRYYRAPELIFGATDYTANIDIWSAGCVLAELLLGQPIFPGDSGVDQLVEIIKVLGTPTREQIREMNPNYTEFKFPQIKAHPWTKVFKPRSPPEAVALCSRLLEYTPVTRFSPLEACAHAFFDELRQPNARLPSGRQLPLLFNFSTTELSIQPQLNSTLIPPHARAQTSSSDGSALDGSSQHSSVPGSLNNST, encoded by the exons ATGAGCGGCAGCGGGCGGCCCAGAACTAGCTCGTTTGCTGAGCCACAAGGTAATCCCGGAGCCGCTACAGCATCCACCGGATCAGCCGCTGCGGTGGGGAGCAGCACAGGAAAGACCGGGGTCCAGCAGGCCTCGGGGAGCAGTTCGTCTGGATGCTCAAATGTAAAGCTGGCCA GGGACAGTGGGAAGGTGACTACGGTGGTGGCCACATCTGGGCAGGGTCCCGACCGCCCACAGGAGGTGTCCTACACGGACATCAAGGTGATCGGGAATGGCTCTTTCGGTGTGGTGTACCAGGCACGCCTCATAGACAGCCAGGAGATGGTGGCCATAAAGAAGGTGCTGCAGGATAAGAGGTTCAAG AACCGAGAGCTACAGATCATGCGAAAGTTGGACCACTGCAATATCGTGAGGCTACGCTTCTTCTTCTACTCTAGTGGTGAAAAG AAGGATGAGGTGTATCTCAACCTGGTGCTGGACTTTGTCCCAGAGACCGTGTACAGGGTGGCCCGGCATTTCAACAAGGCCAAAAGCATCATTCCTATCATTTATGTCAAG GTGTACATGTACCAGCTTTTTCGCAGCCTGGCCTATATCCATTCCCAGGGTGTCTGCCATCGAGACATCAAACCCCAGAACCTGCTGGTGGACCCTGAAACTGCCATCCTAAAGCTCTGTGACTTTGGGAG CGCGAAGCAGCTGATTCGTGGGGAGCCCAATGTGTCGTACATCTGCTCGCGGTACTACCGCGCCCCAGAGCTCATCTTCGGCGCCACCGACTACACGGCCAACATCGACATCTGGTCGGCGGGCTGCGTGCTGGCCGAACTGCTACTGGGACAGCCCATCTTCCCCGGGGACAGCGGAGTGGACCAGCTAGTGGAGATCATCAAG GTTTTGGGAACTCCGACACGGGAACAGATCCGAGAAATGAACCCCAACTACACAGAGTTCAAATTCCCCCAAATCAAAGCACATCCCTGGACAAAG GTGTTTAAGCCGCGCTCCCCTCCGGAGGCCGTCGCCCTGTGCTCGCGCCTGCTGGAGTACACCCCGGTCACCCGCTTTTCGCCCCTGGAGGCCTGCGCTCACGCCTTCTTCGACGAGCTGCGCCAGCCCAACGCCCGGCTGCCTAGCGGCCGACAGCTGCCCCTGCTCTTCAACTTCAGCACCACCG AGCTGTCAATCCAGCCCCAACTGAACTCCACCCTAATTCCTCCTCATGCCCGCGCACAGACCAGTTCATCTG ATGGCTCTGCGTTAGATGGCTCCTCTCAGCACAGCTCAGTACCCGGATCACTCAACAACAGCACCTGA
- the LOC120022134 gene encoding ladderlectin isoform X1: MVMLTISLLLCAAVALSGATVLELFQDFEQALHLGAKGAEEGVVAAENRNQCPTGWFQFGSRCFMFVETARSWPLAERHCVSLGANLASLHSSAEYQFLQEVVESKTGGFSTTWIGGFDAVQDRLWFWSDGSEFDYQNWKKGEPNNSGGREPCIVINWGDEYRWNDINCRNIFPSVCSKRICEILKN, encoded by the exons atggtaaTGTTGACCATATCTCTGCTGCTCTGTGCTGCCGTTGCTCTGAGTGGAGCAACAG TTTTAGAACTGTTCCAGGACTTTGAGCAGGCTTTGCATCTAG GAGCTAAGGGGGCAGAGGAGGGAGTAGTGGCAGCAGAGAACAGGAACCAATGCCCCACAGGCTGGTTCCAATTTGGATCGCGCTGCTTCATGTTCGTCGAGACTGCAAGGTCATGGCCCCTAGCAGAG CGCCACTGTGTGTCCCTTGGAGCAAACCTGGcgtctctgcacagctctgcggAGTATCAATTTCTACAGGAAGTGGTGGAGAGCAAGACTGGCGGTTTCTCAACTACCTGGATTGGAGGATTTGATGCTGTTCAG GACAGGCTATGGTTTTGGAGTGACGGCTCCGAATTTGATTACCAGAACTGGAAGAAAGGAGAGCCCAATAACAGCGGTGGCAGAGAGCCATGTATAGTGATCAACTGGGGAG ACGAATACCGCTGGAACGATATAAACTGTCGAAACATCTTTCCCTCGGTGTGCTCCAAAAGAATCTGTGAAATCCTGAAAAACTGA
- the LOC120022133 gene encoding ladderlectin-like isoform X2: MAMLTISLLLCAAVALNGATGAKGAEEGVVAKENRNQCPTGWFQFGSRCFMFVETARSWPLAERHCVSLGANLASVHSSAEYQFLQAIVGCKTGGFSATWIGGFDAVQDRLWFWSDGSEFDYQNWMKGEPNNSGGREPCIVINWGDEYRWNDINCGNRYPSVCSKRICEIQKN; encoded by the exons atggCAATGTTGACCATATCTCTGCTGCTCTGTGCTGCCGTTGCTCTGAATGGAGCAACAG GAGCTAAGGGGGCAGAGGAGGGAGTAGTGGCAAAAGAGAACAGGAACCAATGCCCCACAGGCTGGTTCCAATTTGGATCGCGCTGCTTCATGTTCGTCGAGACTGCAAGGTCATGGCCCCTAGCAGAG CGCCACTGTGTGTCCCTTGGAGCAAACCTGGCGTCTGTGCACAGCTCTGCGGAGTATCAATTTCTACAGGCAATTGTGGGGTGCAAGACTGGCGGTTTCTCAGCTACCTGGATTGGAGGATTTGATGCTGTTCAG GACAGGCTATGGTTTTGGAGTGATGGCTCCGAATTTGATTACCAGAACTGGATGAAAGGAGAGCCCAATAATAGCGGTGGCAGAGAGCCATGTATTGTGATCAACTGGGGAG ACGAATACCGCTGGAACGATATAAACTGTGGAAACAGATATCCCTCGGTGTGCTCCAAAAGAATCTGTGAAATCCAGAAAAACTGA
- the LOC120022133 gene encoding ladderlectin-like isoform X1, producing MDFEQNLHLGAKGAEEGVVAKENRNQCPTGWFQFGSRCFMFVETARSWPLAERHCVSLGANLASVHSSAEYQFLQAIVGCKTGGFSATWIGGFDAVQDRLWFWSDGSEFDYQNWMKGEPNNSGGREPCIVINWGDEYRWNDINCGNRYPSVCSKRICEIQKN from the exons ATGGACTTTGAGCAGAATTTGCATCTGG GAGCTAAGGGGGCAGAGGAGGGAGTAGTGGCAAAAGAGAACAGGAACCAATGCCCCACAGGCTGGTTCCAATTTGGATCGCGCTGCTTCATGTTCGTCGAGACTGCAAGGTCATGGCCCCTAGCAGAG CGCCACTGTGTGTCCCTTGGAGCAAACCTGGCGTCTGTGCACAGCTCTGCGGAGTATCAATTTCTACAGGCAATTGTGGGGTGCAAGACTGGCGGTTTCTCAGCTACCTGGATTGGAGGATTTGATGCTGTTCAG GACAGGCTATGGTTTTGGAGTGATGGCTCCGAATTTGATTACCAGAACTGGATGAAAGGAGAGCCCAATAATAGCGGTGGCAGAGAGCCATGTATTGTGATCAACTGGGGAG ACGAATACCGCTGGAACGATATAAACTGTGGAAACAGATATCCCTCGGTGTGCTCCAAAAGAATCTGTGAAATCCAGAAAAACTGA